Within Sorghum bicolor cultivar BTx623 chromosome 2, Sorghum_bicolor_NCBIv3, whole genome shotgun sequence, the genomic segment CATGGGTACACTGCACCTCCCAGAGCTCATCCTGATGAAACTACCATTGATATAAGGTAGAGCATAATGCCCTTTTTATTCTGAAGTTGTTCTACTTATGTAATAAATTTTCATCTAACCTCTCTTTTCTTCATGGTTCCTAGTGGTGGGTGGACCATTACTGGTACCGCATTTGACTTGCGTGATCCTAGGATACTTGCAGTGGCACAAAACCACATCATGGAAGCTGAATATGATGATTATTCTGCCACAAATGCCAGCACTGCTGCCTTCTGCCGTTCTGCTGCTCTTGTTGTGAGTAACTACGTATTTACATTGTCGCCGCTTAAAACAACAGGGTTTTCTTGTGTGTAACATCCTTTTTTTTTATGTTCAGTTAATGGCTCTCTTATTGTTGAGACACGCACTGACTCTAACTGATGAAGATGACGACGACACTTCAGCGATGTTTTCAGTAAGTGAAATAACCATCTTGAAAATATATTGTTGGCATTGTATATTAACACTAGGTATTTTGATGGTTTGCAATTGACAGCTTTTTCTACTGCGTGCTGCTGGTTTCCTCCTTCCTTTCTACATTATGGCTTGGGCAATTAGTATCTTGCAGCGCCGCAGACAGAGACAGGTCAGTTAAAAATTTCTAAAGTGAATATctgcatttttcttttcttatcttttgaaGGTTTCAGGAACAAACACCTAACATATTGCGTGCCATACTCCAAATACATTGAAATTGAGTTGACGTATTTAATACTTTACCATTTTGAATTTGACTTGTCATGCACGCCATGAAAATCAAGATCAGGAACTAAGCTATTGCAACCTAATCAGTCTTTACAACTTACTGATTATAATTGCTTAAACATGGTTGAAAGTCGACACTGACAGTTGGTTGTGACCTGTGCGACCGAATTATTTTGAAAATTCAGTTTAGAATGAAAATCTGCATCCCCTTTTGTGCTTCCTTGTTACCGTTATTTGGCTATTTGCTGCATCTAGTGCAGCTCTAGGGCCTTCTGTAAATCCCTAATTGCATTTTGTGTCTGTCCAGGAGGCAGCTGCTCTTGCTGCAACGGAGGTGGCATTCATCCTGCAGTCGGGGCAAGGAAGGGGAGTGCACTTCACCATCGCACCGGACTCCCCTGCCACACCACAGCATGAACCACCGCAACCATAATTATATCTATCTATGTTGTGGCTGGCTGCGGCAGCAGGCCACAGATCGCTTATTTCGATAGGTTCCCCAAGGATTTCTTTATGGCTGCCGTCTAGTGCAGAACCAGATAATTTCTGCCCAAGTTTCATGTCATCAATGTACTTGAGTGTGAAGATGCGTGTTCTGCGAGTTGGCTAGTGCATTTTGCATGTCGGCCAGGGAGTAACggggtgtgtgtgtatatatatcgtAACAGAGACATCTCGGTTGTATGATCTACACAATTGTCAAAAAAATGAATTATGATAGCCCGAATTGTCAAAATTTGATAGTCTGTTTGAGGTGGTGTTTGAAATTCAGCAATAGCTGCCCATCTAAggagtagggatgaaaatggatCGAATGCGAAcggtatcatatttgtttttatatttctggttgaattcggattcgaatacggataatgtcaactatgtcggataagatacgattggatgtcgacattataaatatacaatttaagtattcggatacgaatATGGTATTGGATATCTGAACCTCTCTAAataaattcggtctcgaatacgatcggtctcgaatacgatcGGAGAATATCCATATTATTTTCATTCCTACTAAGGAGAGCAGAACATGGTGGATCGGGAGAAGAATGTAGCAAGGGAAAACGGCATGTCGCGCGCGCTATAAAATACAAATTCCCTCCGCTTGATCCCTAGAGGGTGATGGTGATGGGTGATGGCGAGTGAGCACGGCGGCAGGCCGTTGGCTATTGCTGACGAAGTTCGGGGCGTCATGGAAGAAACCAGGCAGAGAGCTTGAAGGTGATGTGAGAAACGAGACAAGACGTAGGCCACATCGTGTTCGTGTAGAAAGAGGCCGAAAACTTGCATTCGATCTGTAGCCAATGAGTTGTCTTCTTCCTCGATATAGTTATTGCGACTTCTGCATCAAGTACTATGGAAAGAAAGTTGAACTGAAAGCATGGACACGATGTGCCATTCTCACATTTGCATTTTGCAGGAAATTAGGTCCGTTAAGGTACCATTGCATACGTAGTTGGATGGGGAACATAGCAACTCTACCTGTTTCATGGTTTTTTCTTTACCTCACCATGATTTTTCTCAAGTAAAGGCTCAGTCAAAATCCGGGGAGCATTCAACGTCATCCCCTTCACGTGCCTGACCGAAGGAACTGTAAGCCAGGTGATCACCCTTCTTCACCTTGCCACTCAGAATGCTCTCAATGTCCTTGTCATCATGCTGCAGCCGTCCGGTTACCTCCAGGCACAGACCATTCTTGGCAAGTCTCTTGCTCTGTTTTGCTCGGTCGGTTTTTGGCTTAACTGGACCTGTTTCGACAAACACCGGTTGCTCTCTGATTGTGGGGTTCGGTTGTATGCGGTGGCTCTGATCCTTCTCTTCGGGCGGTCGCATGATCGGATGCTCCGTTTCCAGCTCAGTAGTTCCATCCTTGTTCAAaatcacctgaaaaaaaaacatttgcaAAATTATGTCTACATCCAAATGTTCTGCCAGAGCTTCTAGACAAAAATTCAACTAAGCACAGATATTTTCAGGTGAGGTTGGAAGAAGGTTTGGAGAAAACAGAGGTTGCAAAGTTCTGCTGTCCAGCAGGAACAACTAGTTACCTTACGGCCCACCAAATCAAATGTAACAATCACTTTCCCCTTTTGGCTTTGagctgcttcctcagcttcctCTTGCTGCTGCTTTAGGACTGACCTCTCCTGGAGTGTGAAAATAGGTAGCTACAGTTAGCACTTTTGAACATATCTCAAATGGGACACGTTCATATCTCAAAACAGCCACACAATAACTTCTTGCCTTGTCCTTCAAGTTACATGTTCTTACGTTGTTTTAGGGAGAACAGGTATGAGTTCACTACGGAAACAAACTCTGTGGAAATCATTAAAACTAACTAGAAGCTGCCATAACAAATCTTATAATAAAAGAAATTCTCATATCAAGGATTAGATGTACTTTGCACATAATATATCAAGCTCTTGGTATGAAATGTCCATAGGCGTTAAGGCTTAGCACAGACATAACAAAGAATCAAACATCAATGAGTAGAGCAGTGTTAAAATATGAGCATGTATGATCAAATGAGGTATCAAGTACAAAGAatcaaacattaatgagcatggatgaAATAGAACTATCAAGTACAAAGAATCAAACATTAATGAACATGGATGAAATAGAACTATGAAGTACAAAGAATCAAATGTGGCTTACCtttgaagaaagccaactgtttCCTTCCATTTCATAATAGTCACTTTGATCATCATAAACTTTAGTCCTTGCTGCAGCATTTCTATCATAGTCAACCAGCCTCTTTGCATAAGCTTCAGCTGCAGCTTCTGCTTCTGAAAGAGGTAGCCCGACATCACTTAAACCAGCATAAGTGCTACCTTCCTTCAAGACAAGTGCACCACAGAAACTACAGGGTCCCTCGCCCTCTTGTTCACACACAATTTTACCACATGATAAGCAGTTGCTAACAAGGTTATGTTGCCGTGCTTGGCATGAACAAGGTTTCCCCTGCTTGAAGACAATAGAACCTTTTGCTGCCTCACCGAGGGAAATGACCTTTGCTCCTTTCTTTTTTGAACCTCTCCTGGAAGGAAGTTGTGATTCTGCAGCTgattgactcttggaactctgaCTAGAAGAAGATGCTGAATCTTTTTGTGTGCGTGTTTGTTTCTTTGTTTGTGTAGCTGCTGCATCAGCTGATGGCTTAACATAAGGCTGAAGGTTAGATGATTGAAAGCTCTCGGTTCCATTTGAAGAACCAATGTGACCCCTCCTCCGCAAGTACTCTTGAATGATGTCCTGAGCAGCTTCTTTTCCAATAAAATTCTGCACCATTAGAGAGTGCAAACCATGATAAATGTTTATGTCAACTAAGCTACAGTAGTCTCAACATTTGTGGTTCATGTAAATATGATGTATAATGATGTGGCTCGAAAACAAGTGGTACAAAACACATACAACAAAACAAAAGAATTAATGGAAGGAGAGACTGAGCTGCAGCGGTACTAATGAAGTAATTCAAACTGGCCAACTGAGGAACGTAGTTTCGAGAAAAAGATaaacaagaaagaaagaaagaaaaaagatgcTAAGGGCACACTAGTTCAATTAACATGGCCTCATGGGTATTTGGGCTGAGCATGTGTAGTTCACCATTTCAACTTCGAGATGAACATAAAGAGACATATAGCATATTACACTCAGAAACATGTTGATTTTGAGAGAACAATAATACGCACGTGTCAATCAGAGAAGTGACAAACAGCACATGATTTTGCATCAGCATGAGAAGGCAATGCAAAAATGGCAGTGGAAATAGTAATCTACCTTCATATCAAGCCTTAAAGGAACCAGATAGTTTTTACCAAAATAAACATTGAGTAACAGACCATGATCAACATCTTGCTATGCCCTGGAAAGAGGACACTACATGACACCCAATGACGCTTACAATTCTGCATTAGGATATAAATTTCACTCATGACGGAACAATCCGTTGATGCACTTGAATTTTGTATCCATTATAGAAAATTCCTAAGACTCCTAGTAACATGAAGTTGAGGCACTTTAGATCAACCAATCACCCTCTCCATACAAACCCAAACCCCATCAGCACAGCAGTCTGGGAGGGATGCAGCGCAGCAAACATCCTAGACAATCACAATAAACTGGCGATCATGCTATTTAACTCTATACTTTTTTCTTCAGCGAGCTCAAATCAAGCAAACCCTAATCCGAGAACGACATACTAGCCGGCGATCCGATCAGGCCGTTGAGCCACGTACGACCGTACGAGCACTCTAGACAAACTCCGATCAGAATCGCCACGCCAGAGTAGTAATCGCGCAATATACACACCATCCAAATGGATGGACA encodes:
- the LOC110432262 gene encoding uncharacterized protein LOC110432262, with translation MKEHLMLNIDDLSIPEPNEVMGAVKNKSSGETIARLPSKAHAIVAMGESMVSEEEPLLQVVECRICQEEDSIKNLESPCACTGSLKYAHRVCVQRWCNEKGDVICEICHEPYEHGYTAPPRAHPDETTIDISGGWTITGTAFDLRDPRILAVAQNHIMEAEYDDYSATNASTAAFCRSAALVLMALLLLRHALTLTDEDDDDTSAMFSLFLLRAAGFLLPFYIMAWAISILQRRRQRQEAAALAATEVAFILQSGQGRGVHFTIAPDSPATPQHEPPQP
- the LOC8070619 gene encoding activating signal cointegrator 1 yields the protein MATSASTSGEWLKGALQELRERKGSSLEFDSDLISGLVSFCELAPPSDATSYLENFIGKEAAQDIIQEYLRRRGHIGSSNGTESFQSSNLQPYVKPSADAAATQTKKQTRTQKDSASSSSQSSKSQSAAESQLPSRRGSKKKGAKVISLGEAAKGSIVFKQGKPCSCQARQHNLVSNCLSCGKIVCEQEGEGPCSFCGALVLKEGSTYAGLSDVGLPLSEAEAAAEAYAKRLVDYDRNAAARTKVYDDQSDYYEMEGNSWLSSKERSVLKQQQEEAEEAAQSQKGKVIVTFDLVGRKVILNKDGTTELETEHPIMRPPEEKDQSHRIQPNPTIREQPVFVETGPVKPKTDRAKQSKRLAKNGLCLEVTGRLQHDDKDIESILSGKVKKGDHLAYSSFGQAREGDDVECSPDFD